The segment CTCAATTTGAAGCATTGCATGTGTCTGATAATAAAGACCAGGAAAAATCTCAAAAAGAAGATCAAAAAAATTTAGAAGATGTGCTTGAGAGGTTTAAAAATAATGATTTTATTATTATGGATACACCTGGGCATAATCTTTATTTGGCACGTCTTGCACACTCTTATGCTGACACGTTAATTACACCTTTGAATGATAGCTTTATTGACCTTGATGTTATCGCTCAAGTGATGCCTGAGACGCTCGAAATCACGAAACCGAGTCTTTATGCAGAATGGGTTTGGGAACAGAAAAAAAATCGAGCCATCCGAGATCGTTCTTCTATTGATTGGATCGTTCTTAGAAATCGTTTAACAAACATTTATGCTAAAAACAAAGAAAATATGGAGCAAGTTTTAAATGCGCTTTCTAAGCGCATAGGATTTCGTTTAATCTCAGGATTTGGGGAAAGGGTTATTTTTAGAGAATTTTTTCTTTCGGGATTAACACTTCTTGATCTTAAAGAAACAGGTCAAAATTTAAGCATTTCTCATGTTACGGCTCGTCAAGAATTACGAGCGCTTATGAAA is part of the Pseudomonadota bacterium genome and harbors:
- a CDS encoding AAA family ATPase, whose amino-acid sequence is MPKRPYIIVLGNEKGGTGKSTTAMHLIVSLLREGFSVGAIDVDARQGTLTRYLENRKRTASEKKYSSDVLPLPQFEALHVSDNKDQEKSQKEDQKNLEDVLERFKNNDFIIMDTPGHNLYLARLAHSYADTLITPLNDSFIDLDVIAQVMPETLEITKPSLYAEWVWEQKKNRAIRDRSSIDWIVLRNRLTNIYAKNKENMEQVLNALSKRIGFRLISGFGERVIFREFFLSGLTLLDLKETGQNLSISHVTARQELRALMKAINLPSLHQRLGQVV